One part of the Corynebacterium sp. CNCTC7651 genome encodes these proteins:
- the cmrA gene encoding mycolate reductase (Catalyzes the final step in mycolic acid biosynthesis.): MAFPQPSISAYALVTGASQGIGEAMARKLAAAGHNLILVARREAVLMRIADVLATTHGVNVEVFAADLSKERDVTALLEHIARREISICVNSAGIASFGPFLTADWNYEVNQFNLNATAVFRITKAVLDQMVARGSGALCNVGSAAGNSPIPNNATYVFTKAGVNTFTESLHYELKPTGVHCTLLAPGPVREAEIDEAEQTFVDKLVPDFLWTTYESCAEDTLRAMRENKRRVVPGPLSKAMDVVSTYAPRGSLAPLIGSFYAKMGEEQRA; encoded by the coding sequence ATGGCTTTTCCACAACCGTCGATAAGCGCTTATGCCCTGGTAACGGGCGCAAGCCAGGGCATCGGTGAAGCGATGGCCCGCAAACTCGCCGCTGCCGGCCACAATCTGATCCTGGTCGCGCGGCGCGAAGCAGTGCTCATGCGCATCGCCGATGTGCTCGCAACCACCCACGGCGTGAACGTGGAGGTGTTCGCCGCGGACCTGTCCAAGGAGCGCGACGTGACCGCGCTGCTGGAGCACATCGCGCGCCGCGAGATTTCGATCTGCGTGAACTCCGCCGGCATCGCAAGTTTCGGCCCGTTCCTCACCGCGGATTGGAACTACGAGGTGAACCAATTCAACCTCAACGCCACCGCCGTGTTCCGCATCACGAAGGCGGTGCTGGACCAGATGGTCGCGCGCGGCTCGGGCGCGCTGTGCAACGTCGGCTCCGCAGCAGGCAACTCGCCGATTCCGAACAACGCCACGTACGTGTTCACCAAGGCGGGCGTGAACACGTTCACCGAATCGCTGCACTACGAGCTGAAACCAACCGGCGTGCACTGCACCCTGCTGGCCCCGGGTCCGGTGCGCGAGGCGGAGATCGACGAGGCGGAGCAAACGTTCGTCGATAAGCTTGTGCCCGATTTTTTGTGGACCACCTACGAGTCCTGCGCCGAGGACACGCTGCGCGCGATGCGCGAGAACAAGCGGCGTGTGGTGCCGGGGCCGCTGTCCAAGGCGATGGACGTGGTGTCCACGTACGCCCCGCGCGGGTCGCTCGCGCCGCTGATCGGGTCGTTCTACGCAAAGATGGGAGAGGAACAGCGTGCTTGA
- a CDS encoding IS1249 family transposase, whose translation MPKNQPRCQVCGGEMKRNGKTSANRTRWRCKTCGASTTKQRPDITNAAAFAAFITHLTTGASLKTTATEAGCHPRTLQRRFKHFWLVDVPDPTIGHEGRVYDQVFLDGTYTAGGCLIVAATLDHVIAWHWCTRETTRDYQRLLERIPAPLIAVIDGGQGAASAIKTCWPNTKIQRCLVHAQRVVRRHTTARPRTDAGRAIYQLALNLTKITDLDEAAVWGAQLHEYGTIYRDWMNQKTWTTDPATRQRTWSWTHERTRKAYNSLNHLWRNNLLFVYLEPPNGVLDVSRIKATTNSLEGGINAQLKLLARTHRGRSGEHQRRMLEWWLYLKTELPDDPVEIARQSNWGQDQLAKVSTLTPNENQANHETGRPALYDNAIDTNYTHSIGIQKGHI comes from the coding sequence ATGCCGAAGAACCAACCCCGCTGCCAAGTGTGCGGCGGCGAGATGAAACGCAACGGAAAGACCTCCGCCAACCGCACCCGGTGGCGATGCAAAACCTGCGGCGCCTCCACCACCAAACAGCGCCCCGATATCACCAACGCCGCAGCCTTCGCAGCATTTATCACACACCTCACGACCGGTGCGAGCTTGAAAACCACTGCCACCGAAGCAGGGTGTCATCCTCGTACCCTCCAACGCCGGTTTAAACACTTCTGGCTAGTTGATGTCCCCGATCCCACGATCGGGCACGAAGGCCGGGTCTACGACCAGGTCTTTCTTGACGGCACCTACACCGCCGGTGGGTGTCTCATCGTGGCCGCCACCTTGGACCACGTCATTGCCTGGCACTGGTGCACACGTGAAACCACCCGCGACTACCAAAGGCTCCTCGAGCGTATCCCCGCACCCTTGATCGCTGTCATCGACGGTGGCCAAGGTGCCGCCAGCGCGATCAAAACATGCTGGCCTAACACCAAGATCCAGCGTTGCCTTGTCCACGCTCAACGCGTGGTGCGCCGGCACACCACCGCACGCCCGCGCACCGATGCAGGACGAGCGATCTATCAGCTCGCGCTCAACCTCACCAAGATCACCGATCTTGACGAGGCGGCCGTGTGGGGTGCGCAGCTGCATGAATACGGCACGATCTACCGCGACTGGATGAACCAGAAAACGTGGACAACCGACCCGGCGACACGTCAACGCACCTGGTCGTGGACACACGAACGCACCCGCAAGGCCTACAACAGCCTCAACCACCTATGGCGCAACAACCTACTGTTCGTCTACCTCGAACCACCCAACGGTGTCCTCGATGTCAGCCGAATCAAAGCCACCACCAACAGCCTGGAAGGCGGCATCAACGCCCAGCTGAAACTGCTGGCCCGCACCCACCGCGGCAGATCCGGTGAGCATCAGCGCCGGATGCTGGAGTGGTGGCTGTATCTGAAAACGGAACTGCCTGACGATCCAGTAGAGATCGCCAGGCAGTCCAACTGGGGCCAGGACCAACTCGCCAAAGTATCCACCCTGACCCCCAACGAGAACCAAGCCAACCACGAAACCGGACGACCAGCCCTCTACGACAACGCTATCGACACCAACTACACACACTCAATCGGCATCCAAAAAGGCCACATCTAA
- the orn gene encoding oligoribonuclease translates to MLEIAAKDNRIVWVDLEMTGLDPARHVIVEVAALITDAELTLLDDGLDLVIHATDAELAEMDAFVTEMHTSNGLLEEIKASPVSVAEAEDAVLELIARHCDPAHPAPLAGNSIATDRAFIRAHMPRLDAALHYRMIDVSTVKELSRRWFPKAYQNQPEKGLSHRALSDIVESIQELDYYRRSVFTPAPGPDGDARAAAAEARESYQRFL, encoded by the coding sequence GTGCTTGAGATCGCCGCGAAGGATAATCGCATCGTCTGGGTCGACTTGGAAATGACGGGGCTCGACCCCGCGCGCCACGTCATCGTCGAGGTTGCGGCGCTGATCACCGACGCTGAGCTCACGCTTCTCGACGACGGATTGGACCTTGTCATCCACGCCACCGACGCCGAACTCGCTGAGATGGACGCGTTTGTCACCGAGATGCACACGTCGAACGGGCTGCTGGAGGAGATCAAGGCGTCGCCCGTGAGTGTCGCGGAGGCGGAAGATGCCGTGCTCGAGCTCATCGCGCGCCACTGCGATCCCGCCCACCCCGCGCCGCTGGCCGGCAACTCGATCGCGACCGACCGCGCGTTCATCCGCGCGCACATGCCGCGCCTGGATGCCGCGCTGCACTACCGCATGATCGACGTATCCACCGTCAAGGAGCTCTCCCGCCGCTGGTTCCCCAAGGCGTACCAGAACCAGCCGGAGAAGGGTTTGAGCCACCGCGCGCTTTCGGACATCGTGGAGTCCATTCAAGAGCTGGACTACTATCGACGTTCCGTTTTCACCCCCGCCCCGGGGCCGGACGGGGATGCCCGCGCCGCCGCAGCCGAGGCGCGCGAGAGCTACCAGCGGTTTTTGTAA
- a CDS encoding IS481 family transposase, translating into MNSPNRNLAIVKAVRDQGEPVAKVAARFGISRQRVYQILYKYDAGGPEAIAPKTRAPHTHPQAVPKTLRNHIIDMRKELVKSGLDAGPDTIAFHLEQQGMRVPSTSTIRRILTDAGLVTPQPKKKPRSAYIRFEAAMPNECWQADITHLYLIDGTRIEVLDFLDDHSRYLLSITAKHAFTGTAVAAELERLITIYGPPASTLTDNGLVFTARLAGAKGGRNAFEKTLNHHRIQQKNGRPGHPQTQGKIERFHQTLKKWIAAKPPAETLPQLQRYLDEFADYYNTTRPHRALGRKTPEQAYTTGPKAEPNDNPKEEWRIRNDIVTPGGKVTVRYAGKLYQLGISRKYAGEPVLMVITDNHITTSLKETGEIITEHYIDTSRNYQKPYWKHGQPGLNDRMCVRIRRFVWDDQG; encoded by the coding sequence ATGAACAGCCCCAACCGCAACCTCGCCATCGTCAAAGCCGTGCGCGACCAAGGCGAACCCGTCGCTAAAGTCGCCGCACGATTCGGCATCTCCCGCCAGCGCGTCTACCAAATCCTGTACAAGTACGACGCTGGCGGGCCCGAGGCGATTGCGCCTAAAACCCGCGCCCCGCACACCCACCCACAAGCAGTGCCGAAAACGCTGCGCAACCACATCATCGACATGCGCAAAGAGCTGGTGAAATCCGGCCTAGACGCAGGCCCCGACACCATCGCCTTTCACCTCGAGCAGCAAGGAATGCGAGTGCCGTCCACATCCACGATCCGCCGCATCCTCACCGACGCCGGCCTCGTCACACCGCAACCGAAGAAGAAACCGCGCAGCGCCTACATCAGATTCGAAGCCGCCATGCCCAACGAATGCTGGCAAGCAGACATCACCCACCTCTACCTCATCGACGGCACCCGCATCGAAGTCCTCGACTTCCTCGACGACCACTCCCGCTACCTGCTATCCATCACCGCCAAACACGCCTTCACGGGCACCGCCGTCGCCGCCGAACTCGAGCGCCTCATCACCATCTACGGTCCACCAGCATCCACCCTCACCGACAACGGCCTCGTCTTCACCGCCCGCCTAGCCGGAGCCAAAGGAGGGCGCAACGCCTTCGAAAAAACCCTCAACCACCACCGCATACAGCAGAAAAACGGCCGCCCAGGACACCCCCAAACCCAAGGCAAAATCGAACGCTTCCACCAAACCCTCAAAAAATGGATAGCCGCCAAACCCCCAGCTGAAACCCTGCCCCAACTCCAGCGCTACCTCGATGAATTCGCCGACTACTACAACACCACCCGCCCCCACCGAGCACTCGGCAGAAAAACCCCCGAACAGGCCTACACCACCGGCCCGAAAGCCGAACCCAACGACAACCCCAAAGAAGAATGGCGAATCAGAAACGACATCGTCACCCCAGGCGGCAAAGTCACCGTCCGCTACGCCGGCAAACTCTACCAACTCGGCATCAGCCGCAAATACGCCGGCGAACCCGTCCTCATGGTCATCACCGACAACCACATCACCACATCACTGAAAGAAACCGGCGAGATCATCACCGAGCACTACATCGACACATCCCGCAACTACCAAAAACCATATTGGAAACACGGCCAACCAGGGTTAAACGACAGAATGTGTGTCCGGATTCGTCGGTTTGTTTGGGATGATCAGGGGTAA
- the istB gene encoding IS21-like element helper ATPase IstB, with protein MSTDTTNNKDRVVALGRQLYLTTAVLRQCADHATPRQCDILIELFEAELSSRAASRARRLMHRARVPVRKTLDSYDWSPVTLPADITREHLTTLDFLNGCEDLVFYGDVGTGKTHLAIALVTAACLRGIPARFFTAAGLVDHLRNAKHAGKLDKELASLGKNELLVIDELGYIPIDTDGARLLFQAIADAYEQRSLIITTNLAFSQWGQVFGNDDMAAAAIDRIVHHGRMITFTGQSYRMANALMK; from the coding sequence GTGAGCACCGATACCACCAACAACAAAGACCGCGTGGTGGCTCTTGGCCGCCAGCTCTACCTCACTACCGCCGTGTTACGCCAGTGCGCAGACCATGCCACCCCACGCCAATGCGACATCCTCATTGAGCTCTTCGAAGCGGAGCTTTCTTCCAGGGCCGCATCAAGAGCGCGGCGCCTGATGCACCGCGCGCGTGTCCCGGTACGCAAAACCCTCGACAGCTACGACTGGTCCCCGGTCACCTTGCCCGCCGACATCACCCGCGAACACCTCACCACACTCGACTTCCTCAACGGGTGTGAAGACCTCGTCTTCTACGGCGACGTCGGAACCGGCAAAACACACCTCGCCATCGCACTGGTCACCGCGGCATGTCTCAGAGGCATCCCGGCACGGTTTTTCACCGCCGCAGGACTCGTCGACCATCTACGGAACGCGAAACACGCAGGCAAACTCGACAAAGAGCTCGCATCCCTAGGCAAAAACGAACTCCTCGTCATCGACGAACTCGGCTACATCCCCATCGACACCGACGGGGCAAGACTTCTGTTCCAAGCAATCGCCGACGCGTACGAACAACGCAGCCTGATCATCACCACCAACCTTGCATTTTCCCAATGGGGCCAAGTCTTCGGAAACGACGACATGGCAGCCGCCGCAATCGACCGCATCGTCCACCACGGCCGCATGATCACCTTCACCGGCCAGTCCTACCGCATGGCAAACGCCCTCATGAAATAG
- the istA gene encoding IS21 family transposase — MTISMTTIETIRQLDDEGMSRRAIAKAVNVSRATVDKYVNQDDFSPTVPVKTRKPGSIVLGEALCAVIDGWLEDDQRMPRKQRHTAQRICDRLINEHGYTGSYSPVQRYVKQWKQDHKSPGDGFMELEWSPGVIQVDFGQAEVIMASAARVVHLLVVTFPYSNMRFCRAFAGETAECVITGLLDVIDTAGGVPTEMVFDNATAVGRRVGPKVVESELFAAFKAHYRTKARYCNPYSGHEKGNVENAVGFIRRNLLVPVPEVASLAELNTILESGCAAFATHTHYKKAATVAELFKQDQQALKACPSVRFNPVRFDVRRTDKTGVVTLDGNRYLVGPAWANRQVTLELSHDTVTVLDDDTRRIIALPRVFGTADSTVINPMSLLPGLAKKPGAWTNSPLRHHLPDAVVGYLDGADTATRREFFTHAQTTATECGFDATVTAAAALLETNAQPTGPHLGIAARYSSPPPPQHTRANLTTYDQLLATTTTSQHAEVTSQ, encoded by the coding sequence ATGACGATCAGCATGACCACGATCGAAACTATCAGACAGCTCGATGACGAGGGAATGTCCAGACGAGCGATTGCCAAGGCGGTGAACGTGTCGCGCGCTACGGTCGATAAGTACGTTAACCAGGACGATTTCAGCCCAACCGTGCCGGTGAAGACACGCAAACCAGGCTCAATCGTGCTGGGTGAGGCGTTGTGCGCTGTGATTGATGGTTGGCTCGAGGATGATCAGCGCATGCCACGCAAGCAACGCCACACTGCGCAACGCATCTGTGACCGGCTGATCAACGAGCATGGCTATACGGGCTCGTATTCACCGGTGCAGCGCTACGTCAAGCAGTGGAAACAGGACCATAAATCCCCGGGGGATGGGTTCATGGAGTTGGAATGGTCACCGGGGGTCATCCAGGTCGATTTCGGCCAGGCAGAAGTCATCATGGCGTCAGCCGCAAGGGTTGTGCACCTTCTGGTGGTGACGTTTCCGTATTCAAATATGAGGTTTTGCAGGGCCTTTGCCGGCGAAACCGCTGAGTGCGTCATTACCGGGCTTTTAGATGTCATCGACACCGCCGGCGGGGTGCCGACTGAGATGGTCTTCGATAACGCGACCGCCGTTGGGCGCCGTGTCGGCCCGAAAGTGGTGGAATCGGAGCTTTTCGCCGCGTTCAAAGCGCACTATAGGACGAAGGCTCGGTACTGCAATCCGTACTCGGGCCATGAGAAAGGCAATGTGGAAAACGCGGTCGGCTTCATCCGCCGAAACCTGCTTGTGCCTGTGCCGGAAGTAGCCTCCCTAGCGGAGTTGAACACCATCTTGGAGTCCGGGTGCGCCGCGTTTGCTACCCACACCCACTACAAGAAGGCAGCCACGGTCGCTGAACTGTTCAAACAGGATCAGCAAGCGCTCAAAGCGTGCCCGTCGGTGCGGTTTAACCCGGTGCGTTTCGACGTGCGCCGCACCGACAAAACCGGCGTTGTCACCCTAGACGGCAACCGTTACCTGGTCGGGCCTGCCTGGGCGAACAGGCAAGTCACGCTGGAGTTGTCCCACGACACCGTCACCGTTTTAGACGACGACACCAGACGCATCATCGCATTGCCGAGAGTTTTCGGTACCGCAGACTCGACGGTGATCAACCCGATGAGTTTGCTGCCTGGGTTAGCGAAAAAACCCGGGGCGTGGACGAACTCACCGCTTCGCCATCACCTGCCGGACGCTGTCGTGGGCTACCTCGACGGGGCGGATACCGCTACACGCCGGGAGTTTTTCACCCACGCGCAAACCACCGCCACAGAATGCGGATTCGACGCCACCGTCACCGCAGCCGCCGCACTCTTAGAGACCAACGCCCAACCAACCGGGCCTCATCTGGGTATCGCCGCACGCTACAGCTCCCCACCACCACCACAACACACACGAGCGAACCTCACCACCTATGACCAGCTCCTTGCCACCACAACCACCTCACAGCATGCGGAGGTGACCTCACAGTGA